From the genome of Pseudomonas sp. gcc21, one region includes:
- a CDS encoding GDP-L-fucose synthase, whose amino-acid sequence MRQDLDQRIFVAGHRGMVGSAIVRRLEALGYSNIITRSRHELDLLSQAAVSAFFAEERIDQVYLAAAKVGGIHANNSYPAEFIYENLMIEANIIHAAHANDVQRLLFLGSSCIYPKNADQPMREETLLTGVLEPTNEPYAIAKIAGIKLCESYNRQYGRDYRSVMPTNLYGPHDNYHPENSHVIPALLRRFHEATQRGDEEVVVWGSGTPMREFLHVDDMAAASVHVMNLDSDTYQQHTQPMLSHINVGTGQDCTIRELAETISQVTGFQGKLTFDASKPDGTPRKLMDVSRLAALGWSAQIGLEDGLRDAYSWFVKHMDEARG is encoded by the coding sequence ATGCGACAGGATCTCGACCAGCGCATTTTCGTGGCGGGGCACCGAGGCATGGTTGGCTCAGCCATCGTGCGCCGGCTGGAAGCTCTCGGCTACAGTAATATCATCACCCGCAGCCGGCATGAGCTCGACTTGCTCAGCCAGGCTGCGGTGAGTGCGTTCTTCGCTGAAGAACGCATCGACCAGGTCTACCTGGCCGCAGCGAAGGTTGGCGGCATCCATGCGAACAACAGCTACCCGGCCGAGTTCATCTACGAGAATCTGATGATCGAAGCCAACATCATTCATGCTGCGCATGCCAATGATGTTCAACGGTTGCTGTTCCTCGGCTCGTCGTGCATCTATCCGAAGAATGCCGACCAGCCGATGCGCGAGGAAACCCTGCTCACCGGCGTGCTGGAACCGACCAACGAGCCCTACGCTATCGCCAAGATTGCCGGCATCAAACTCTGCGAAAGCTACAACCGTCAGTATGGACGTGACTACCGCAGCGTGATGCCGACCAACCTGTACGGCCCGCATGACAATTACCATCCGGAAAACAGCCACGTAATCCCCGCCCTGCTGCGTCGTTTTCACGAAGCGACTCAACGCGGCGATGAGGAAGTCGTGGTCTGGGGCAGTGGTACGCCGATGCGCGAATTCCTGCATGTGGACGATATGGCCGCCGCCAGCGTCCACGTCATGAATCTGGACAGCGACACCTATCAGCAGCATACCCAACCCATGCTGTCGCACATCAACGTGGGCACGGGTCAGGACTGCACTATCCGCGAGTTGGCTGAAACCATCAGCCAGGTGACCGGGTTCCAGGGCAAGCTGACTTTTGATGCCAGCAAGCCCGACGGTACGCCGCGCAAGTTGATGGATGTGTCGCGCCTGGCAGCACTTGGCTGGAGCGCACAGATCGGGCTGGAAGACGGCCTGCGTGATGCGTACAGCTGGTTTGTGAAGCACATGGACGAGGCGCGTGGCTGA
- a CDS encoding mannose-1-phosphate guanylyltransferase/mannose-6-phosphate isomerase gives MIPIIMSGGTGSRLWPLSRQLNPKQFLPLADASLSMLQATIKRLDGLDIQLPRLICNEEHRFLAAEQMRKLDMEEAPILLEPVGRNTAPAVALAALQAVAEGNDPVLLILAADHLIQDEAGFRERIGVALPLAEAGKLVSFGVVPTHPETGYGYVQKGAPEGDGGYKVAKFVEKPDLETAKDYLLSGDFYWNSGMFMFRASRYLEELEKFRPDILAACRKAISRSSQDMIFTRIDKEAFIACPEDSIDYAVMEKTADAVMVPLDVGWSDIGSWSALWEVSNKDEQGNVFKGDVLSENTQGTYVNAEHRLVATVGVEDLVIIETKDAVMVAHKSQTQEVKRIVEQLKRDDRCEYLNHREVYRPWGVYDSIDNGQRYQVKRITVKPGAKLSVQMHHHRAEHWIVVCGTARVTNGDETYMVTENQSTYIPIGQVHSLENPGVIPLELIEVQSGSYLGEDDIIRFADNYGRVTEADTKTSVT, from the coding sequence ATGATCCCCATCATCATGTCGGGCGGCACCGGCTCGCGCCTTTGGCCGCTCTCGCGCCAGCTGAATCCCAAGCAGTTCCTGCCGCTTGCAGATGCCTCGCTGTCTATGCTGCAAGCCACCATCAAACGCCTGGATGGCCTCGATATCCAACTGCCACGCTTGATCTGTAATGAAGAACACCGCTTCCTTGCCGCCGAACAGATGCGCAAGCTGGATATGGAAGAGGCGCCAATTCTGCTCGAGCCGGTCGGCCGCAACACCGCCCCGGCAGTTGCGCTCGCGGCATTGCAGGCCGTCGCTGAAGGCAATGACCCGGTGCTGTTGATTCTGGCAGCCGACCATTTGATTCAGGACGAAGCAGGCTTCCGTGAACGTATCGGCGTCGCCTTGCCACTCGCTGAGGCGGGCAAGCTGGTCAGCTTCGGCGTGGTACCCACCCACCCGGAAACAGGCTATGGCTATGTGCAGAAAGGCGCGCCTGAGGGAGATGGGGGTTACAAGGTGGCCAAGTTTGTCGAGAAGCCAGACCTGGAGACTGCCAAGGATTACCTCTTATCAGGCGATTTCTACTGGAACAGCGGCATGTTCATGTTCCGTGCGAGTCGGTATCTGGAAGAACTGGAGAAGTTCCGGCCGGATATTCTTGCCGCCTGCCGCAAGGCCATCAGCCGCAGTAGCCAGGACATGATTTTCACGCGCATCGACAAGGAAGCATTCATCGCCTGCCCTGAAGATTCCATCGACTACGCCGTCATGGAGAAAACCGCCGATGCGGTGATGGTCCCGCTGGATGTTGGCTGGAGCGATATCGGATCCTGGTCTGCCTTATGGGAAGTCAGTAACAAAGATGAGCAGGGCAATGTGTTCAAGGGTGATGTGCTGAGCGAGAACACCCAAGGGACCTACGTGAACGCCGAGCACCGTTTGGTGGCCACCGTAGGCGTCGAAGATCTGGTGATCATCGAGACCAAGGATGCGGTAATGGTCGCGCACAAGAGCCAGACCCAGGAAGTCAAACGCATCGTCGAACAGCTCAAGCGTGATGATCGCTGCGAGTATCTCAATCACCGGGAAGTTTATCGGCCCTGGGGCGTGTATGACTCCATCGACAATGGCCAGCGCTATCAGGTCAAGCGTATCACCGTGAAGCCAGGCGCCAAATTGTCAGTGCAGATGCATCACCACCGCGCCGAGCATTGGATCGTGGTGTGCGGTACGGCTCGCGTTACCAACGGTGACGAGACGTACATGGTCACCGAGAATCAATCTACCTATATCCCTATAGGCCAGGTGCATTCCCTGGAAAACCCCGGTGTTATTCCGCTTGAACTCATCGAAGTTCAGTCCGGCTCCTATCTCGGAGAAGACGACATCATTCGCTTTGCTGACAATTACGGACGCGTAACGGAAGCCGATACAAAAACGTCCGTTACCTGA
- a CDS encoding GDP-mannose mannosyl hydrolase, whose protein sequence is MFLEADAFQSIVASTPLVSIDLIVQNQSDEILLGQRLNRPAQGYWFVPGGRIYKNESLDAAFRRLTEVELGQAFARENAALLNIYEHFYNDSVFGDTQDTHYVVVAYTLKLPSGCVLQPPAIQHGRYRWWSKPDLLASDDVHVHTRAYIA, encoded by the coding sequence ATGTTTCTCGAAGCAGACGCCTTTCAATCGATAGTGGCCAGCACACCGCTGGTTTCGATTGATCTGATTGTGCAGAACCAGAGCGACGAGATTCTTCTGGGCCAGCGGTTAAACCGCCCGGCCCAGGGTTACTGGTTCGTTCCAGGCGGTCGTATCTATAAGAACGAAAGTCTCGACGCGGCTTTCAGGCGGCTGACTGAAGTCGAGTTGGGCCAGGCATTTGCGCGTGAGAACGCTGCTCTGCTTAACATCTATGAACATTTTTATAACGACAGTGTGTTTGGCGACACGCAAGATACCCATTATGTGGTGGTAGCCTACACCCTGAAGCTGCCATCCGGGTGCGTCCTGCAGCCTCCAGCGATCCAACATGGACGCTACCGGTGGTGGTCAAAACCGGACCTCCTGGCTTCGGATGACGTGCACGTGCACACCAGGGCCTACATAGCCTGA
- a CDS encoding O-antigen ligase → MTRYFKTVERLVLAGLLLLLVWIPLPLGSNRDWSAALMIFAIGSLACVWLSVQMLQNLSLGSGFRKALVPLGLLVATQAWVVVQWGAELTRDSTATFQYLMLGLSYCLLYLLVIGLFRTRKRLSVLLGVLVISGVLQAFYGTIMTLSGLEWLIIGPKDHHVGHATGTFVNRNHLAGYLELTLAAGIGLLLALRQEGRFRWTGLFETIMGPKMRLRLALIIMVIGLVMTHSRMGNTAFFSSLLLTGGLFLLVDKEHRLRNGLMLASILLIDILIVSQYFGLDRLKERLVNTRLSDVVVDGAVVEQANELRGTVFNQALPLATDRPWIGQGAGSFEAVFPPYAGNLPLHYDHAHNDFLQFFIEYGVVGSLPLVLFVVISMFYALKAMVQRRSLYRSGVGCGAALGILALMLHSLTDFNLQIPSNAATYVVLCAIAVLANTHKVGSGRSRNKRNSKEGALEANLGPTREAGPTGHSIR, encoded by the coding sequence ATGACCCGCTATTTCAAGACCGTTGAACGCCTTGTGCTCGCCGGTTTACTCCTTCTGCTCGTCTGGATACCTTTACCGCTCGGTAGTAATCGGGACTGGTCGGCGGCATTGATGATTTTCGCGATAGGTAGCCTTGCCTGCGTCTGGTTAAGCGTGCAGATGCTGCAGAATCTGTCCCTGGGCTCGGGATTCAGGAAAGCCCTGGTGCCGCTCGGATTGTTGGTAGCAACCCAAGCCTGGGTGGTCGTGCAGTGGGGAGCCGAGTTGACGCGTGATTCGACCGCGACCTTCCAATATCTGATGCTCGGATTGTCGTATTGCCTGCTTTATCTGCTGGTGATTGGCCTGTTCCGAACGCGCAAGCGGTTGTCCGTGTTGCTGGGCGTCCTGGTGATCAGCGGGGTCCTGCAGGCTTTCTACGGAACCATCATGACGCTGTCGGGGCTTGAGTGGCTGATTATCGGGCCCAAGGATCATCACGTCGGGCATGCCACCGGTACCTTTGTTAACCGCAATCATCTGGCGGGCTATCTGGAACTGACACTGGCGGCCGGCATCGGGCTACTGCTTGCTCTGCGGCAGGAGGGCAGGTTCCGGTGGACGGGGTTGTTTGAAACTATCATGGGACCAAAAATGCGTCTGCGCCTGGCGCTGATCATTATGGTTATTGGTCTGGTCATGACTCATTCGCGTATGGGCAATACCGCGTTTTTCTCCAGTCTGTTGCTGACGGGTGGGCTGTTTCTGCTGGTCGACAAGGAGCACCGACTGCGTAACGGGCTCATGTTGGCGAGCATTCTCTTGATCGACATATTGATAGTCAGCCAGTACTTCGGTCTGGATCGACTCAAGGAACGGTTGGTCAATACGCGGCTGTCCGATGTGGTTGTCGACGGTGCGGTGGTCGAGCAGGCCAATGAATTGCGTGGAACAGTATTCAATCAGGCTCTGCCGCTGGCAACAGACCGGCCCTGGATCGGTCAGGGCGCGGGCAGTTTCGAGGCCGTTTTTCCACCCTATGCAGGTAATTTGCCTCTGCACTACGACCATGCGCACAATGATTTTCTGCAGTTCTTTATCGAGTACGGGGTAGTAGGGAGTCTACCGCTGGTTCTGTTTGTAGTGATTTCGATGTTCTATGCGTTGAAAGCGATGGTGCAGCGACGCTCGCTCTATCGAAGCGGAGTGGGATGTGGTGCAGCCTTGGGGATATTGGCGTTGATGCTGCATTCGCTGACGGACTTCAATCTGCAAATACCGTCTAACGCAGCGACCTACGTGGTGCTTTGCGCTATCGCTGTATTGGCTAATACGCACAAGGTAGGGTCAGGACGCAGCCGGAATAAACGAAACAGCAAGGAAGGAGCGTTGGAGGCGAACCTGGGCCCTACCAGAGAGGCAGGGCCAACGGGTCACTCGATCAGATGA
- a CDS encoding WecB/TagA/CpsF family glycosyltransferase, producing the protein MTNSLLKRHDPLINKLLLIDESQSDALLQKLAAIDSPTTLAFLNQHAYNLAQQNLPMRRRFAQMSYLLRDGIGVKIACKLNGRAPRANMNGSDFIPKVIDYLIRTDADRYQFFALGTREPWLSKGARRLFQGHPFHAMDGFQPEESYAQYVERHCESNKVPVIVLAMGMPKQEEVAIRIKRELDMPALLICGGAILDFSAERFTRAPLIFRKTGLEWAYRLGKEPKRLFKRYVIGIPKFFYYVGRNGFGSAPRDPKHHLIE; encoded by the coding sequence ATGACTAACTCTCTGCTCAAGCGTCACGACCCACTGATCAACAAGTTGCTGCTGATCGACGAGAGTCAATCCGATGCGCTGTTGCAGAAGCTCGCTGCCATTGACTCTCCCACGACGCTGGCGTTCCTTAATCAGCACGCCTACAACCTTGCGCAGCAGAACTTGCCAATGCGCCGTCGTTTTGCCCAGATGTCCTATCTGCTACGCGACGGCATCGGCGTCAAGATCGCCTGCAAGCTGAACGGTAGAGCCCCAAGAGCTAATATGAACGGTTCGGATTTCATTCCGAAGGTGATCGACTACCTTATCCGCACCGATGCCGATCGTTATCAGTTCTTCGCGCTGGGAACGCGCGAGCCATGGCTATCCAAGGGCGCCCGTCGGCTTTTTCAGGGTCACCCTTTCCACGCGATGGATGGGTTCCAGCCCGAAGAAAGCTACGCCCAGTACGTGGAGAGGCATTGTGAGAGCAATAAAGTTCCTGTGATTGTGCTAGCAATGGGGATGCCCAAGCAGGAAGAAGTAGCCATTCGCATCAAACGTGAACTGGATATGCCTGCCCTGCTGATCTGTGGCGGCGCGATTCTGGATTTCTCCGCGGAGCGCTTTACTCGAGCCCCGTTGATATTTCGAAAGACAGGCCTGGAATGGGCATACCGCCTCGGCAAGGAGCCAAAGCGGCTATTCAAGCGCTATGTGATAGGTATTCCGAAGTTCTTTTACTATGTCGGCCGCAACGGATTCGGCAGTGCGCCGCGCGACCCCAAGCATCATCTGATCGAGTGA
- the gmd gene encoding GDP-mannose 4,6-dehydratase, which translates to MERKKALITGITGQDGSYLAEFLLEKGYEVHGIKRRASLFNTQRVDHIYQDPHVENKNFVLHYGDLSDSSNLTRILQEVQPDEVYNLGAQSHVAVSFEAPEYTADVDAMGTLRILEAIRLLGLEKKTRFYQASTSELYGLVQEMPQKETTPFYPRSPYAVAKLYAYWITVNYREAYGMYACNGILFNHESPRRGETFVTRKITRGMANIAQGLESCLYMGNIDSLRDWGHAKDYVRMQWMMLQQEQAEDFVIATGVQYSVREFISWSAAELGIKLRFEGSGVDEKAIVESVEGDQAPGVKAGDVVMRVDPRYFRPAEVETLLGDPSKAKSKLGWTPEITVQEMCAEMVREDLMVAKRHALLKEHGHDIPVTVEG; encoded by the coding sequence ATGGAACGCAAAAAGGCTTTAATCACGGGCATCACCGGGCAGGATGGTTCTTATCTCGCAGAATTCCTGCTCGAGAAGGGTTATGAAGTTCATGGCATCAAGCGCCGCGCTTCATTGTTCAATACCCAGCGCGTCGATCACATCTATCAGGACCCGCATGTCGAGAACAAGAACTTCGTTCTGCACTACGGCGACCTGTCCGACTCGTCCAACCTGACCCGCATCCTGCAGGAAGTGCAGCCCGATGAGGTCTACAACCTCGGCGCTCAGTCCCACGTAGCCGTCAGTTTCGAAGCGCCGGAATACACTGCAGACGTCGATGCCATGGGCACGCTGCGTATCCTTGAGGCAATCCGCCTGCTGGGCCTGGAAAAGAAAACCCGCTTCTATCAGGCGTCGACATCCGAGCTCTATGGTCTGGTGCAGGAGATGCCACAGAAGGAAACCACGCCCTTCTACCCGCGCTCTCCCTACGCTGTGGCCAAGCTGTACGCCTACTGGATCACCGTGAACTATCGCGAAGCTTATGGCATGTATGCCTGTAACGGCATCCTGTTCAACCACGAATCCCCGCGCCGCGGCGAAACCTTCGTTACCCGCAAAATCACCCGAGGTATGGCCAACATCGCCCAGGGCCTGGAAAGCTGTCTGTATATGGGTAACATCGATTCCCTGCGTGACTGGGGTCATGCCAAAGACTACGTGCGCATGCAGTGGATGATGCTGCAGCAGGAACAAGCTGAGGATTTCGTGATCGCAACCGGCGTTCAATATTCGGTGCGCGAGTTCATCAGCTGGTCTGCCGCTGAGCTGGGCATCAAACTGCGCTTCGAAGGCAGTGGTGTTGACGAAAAAGCCATCGTCGAAAGCGTTGAAGGCGATCAAGCGCCAGGCGTCAAGGCCGGAGACGTGGTGATGCGAGTCGATCCGCGCTACTTCCGTCCAGCCGAAGTAGAAACCCTGCTGGGCGACCCGTCCAAGGCCAAGAGCAAACTGGGCTGGACGCCTGAAATCACAGTACAAGAGATGTGCGCCGAAATGGTCCGTGAAGATCTCATGGTCGCCAAGCGTCACGCCCTGCTCAAAGAACACGGCCACGATATCCCGGTCACCGTGGAGGGTTGA
- a CDS encoding glycoside hydrolase family 5 protein, producing MRQPGLKTVREWLIFSTFTLLSAGASVATASVDMIGINVAGAEFTGGKLPGKHGTHYFFPPEDYFEYWSEQGIRTVRFPLKWERLQPSLNAELDSVYASLVDDMLDQAEKYDVKVILDVHNYARYRKNVIGTEEVPVSAYQDLMERIAERWHGHDALFAYDIMNEPYGSADELWPEAAQAGIDGVRKHDKKRPLLIEGASWSSAARWPRYADELLKLKDPADNMVFSAHVYIDEDASGSYKKGPGKDFEPMIGVKRVEPFVNWLKEHGKKGHIGEFGIPNDDERWLDAMDKLLSYLNENCIPINYWAAGPSWGNYKLSIEPKKGEKRPQVALLKKYAAKDKCSDFGPSKG from the coding sequence ATGAGACAACCAGGCCTGAAGACAGTTCGTGAATGGTTGATATTCAGCACCTTTACTCTGCTATCGGCTGGCGCATCGGTGGCGACTGCGTCGGTGGATATGATCGGCATCAACGTTGCGGGCGCTGAGTTCACCGGGGGAAAGCTGCCTGGTAAGCACGGCACGCATTATTTCTTTCCGCCGGAGGACTACTTTGAATACTGGAGCGAACAGGGCATACGCACTGTGCGGTTTCCGCTGAAGTGGGAGCGTTTGCAGCCCAGCCTGAATGCCGAACTGGATAGCGTGTACGCTTCGCTGGTCGACGACATGCTCGATCAGGCGGAGAAATACGACGTAAAGGTCATTCTGGACGTGCACAACTACGCACGCTATCGCAAGAACGTGATCGGGACTGAAGAGGTGCCGGTAAGCGCCTATCAGGATCTTATGGAACGTATCGCCGAACGCTGGCACGGTCACGATGCGCTCTTCGCCTATGACATCATGAATGAGCCCTACGGTTCGGCGGATGAGCTGTGGCCTGAAGCTGCGCAGGCGGGAATCGACGGTGTGCGCAAACATGACAAGAAGCGCCCGTTATTGATCGAGGGTGCATCGTGGTCGAGCGCTGCCCGCTGGCCCCGCTATGCTGATGAGCTATTGAAGCTCAAGGATCCCGCCGACAACATGGTTTTTTCCGCCCACGTATATATCGATGAAGACGCCAGCGGTAGCTACAAGAAAGGGCCAGGCAAGGATTTTGAGCCGATGATTGGGGTGAAGCGCGTTGAGCCCTTCGTCAATTGGCTGAAAGAGCATGGCAAAAAGGGGCACATCGGTGAGTTCGGCATTCCAAACGATGATGAACGCTGGCTGGATGCGATGGATAAGCTGTTGAGCTACCTGAACGAAAACTGTATTCCCATCAACTATTGGGCGGCGGGACCTTCCTGGGGCAACTACAAGCTTTCAATCGAACCCAAAAAGGGCGAGAAACGACCGCAGGTTGCGTTGCTGAAAAAATATGCGGCGAAGGACAAGTGCTCTGACTTTGGTCCCAGCAAGGGCTAA
- a CDS encoding WecB/TagA/CpsF family glycosyltransferase, whose translation MKAFDIEFYGGSEEQLVEEIKTTSQEDFSYIVTPNVNHVVQLQDDTDLRAAYDQASHRICDSRVLLPFLKFCNLDLEEAIPGSTLTARLIHLANEQHWKVCVVGCEASNMMLLREKFPGITFYHHYPPMGFIKDPEATAACVDFIVNHPAHLVVFALGCPTQEIMAHKVFQTGKAKGVGLCVGGSLNFLSGAVPRAPEWIQKLYLEWLHRICSEPRRLSGRYARDGLRFIPILVKQLRSKQPLSYKGV comes from the coding sequence TTGAAAGCTTTTGATATTGAATTTTACGGAGGCTCCGAGGAACAGCTGGTCGAGGAGATCAAAACGACCAGCCAGGAGGACTTCAGTTATATCGTCACTCCCAATGTCAACCATGTCGTTCAGCTTCAGGACGACACGGATCTGCGCGCCGCCTATGACCAGGCCAGCCATCGAATCTGCGATAGCCGTGTTCTGCTGCCGTTTCTCAAGTTCTGCAATCTTGATCTTGAAGAAGCCATTCCTGGCAGTACCTTGACTGCGCGCCTCATCCATCTGGCAAACGAACAGCACTGGAAGGTATGTGTAGTCGGTTGTGAAGCGAGCAACATGATGCTGCTTCGCGAGAAGTTTCCCGGTATCACCTTCTACCACCATTATCCGCCCATGGGCTTCATCAAGGACCCTGAGGCGACTGCAGCCTGCGTGGACTTTATCGTCAACCATCCAGCGCATCTGGTGGTGTTCGCGCTTGGCTGCCCGACCCAGGAAATAATGGCGCACAAGGTTTTCCAGACCGGCAAGGCTAAAGGCGTCGGTCTGTGCGTTGGCGGCTCGCTGAACTTTCTGTCCGGTGCTGTGCCGCGCGCACCCGAATGGATCCAGAAGCTTTATCTCGAATGGCTACACCGCATCTGCAGCGAACCGCGCAGACTGAGCGGGCGTTACGCACGCGACGGCCTCCGGTTTATCCCGATACTTGTCAAGCAGCTCAGAAGTAAACAGCCGCTATCATACAAAGGAGTCTAG
- a CDS encoding phosphoribosyltransferase family protein: MNYRSVSDLANLTNKYASKVPHDIDLVVGIPRSGMLVASIISLKLNLPLTDLYSFCRNDELKKGNTRTYKHAHLANPWDATKILLVDDSIASGNSMLAAAEMVRSVYQGEVITMAAFAQKENTGNVDLYFETVEQPRLFEWNILHHNLMRHACLDIDGVLYLQPDAADVHDDQSCATYIENATPLFTPSVPVAHLITCRAEKYREQTEQWLQRHGVEYGQLHMLNNAGHISPKDAAITAFKADIYNQDPHAILFIEHDEDTALDIMRLTSKPVFCIEANQMYAPGMSLPALKTQVMRKGLTFRRKALGKLRRLMSGSHVPSEP; this comes from the coding sequence ATGAACTATCGAAGTGTCAGCGATCTGGCGAATCTGACTAACAAATACGCAAGCAAGGTGCCCCACGACATCGATCTCGTTGTGGGCATTCCACGTAGCGGCATGCTGGTAGCCAGCATCATTTCGCTAAAACTGAACCTGCCGCTTACAGACCTCTATTCGTTCTGTCGCAACGATGAGCTGAAGAAAGGCAATACGCGCACCTACAAACATGCCCACCTGGCGAACCCATGGGATGCCACGAAAATCCTGCTGGTGGACGACAGTATCGCTTCAGGCAATTCGATGCTGGCGGCGGCGGAGATGGTGAGGTCCGTCTACCAGGGCGAAGTAATTACCATGGCGGCATTCGCTCAAAAAGAGAACACCGGCAACGTTGATCTCTATTTCGAAACGGTTGAGCAGCCGAGGCTGTTCGAGTGGAACATCCTGCATCACAACCTGATGCGACACGCCTGTCTGGATATTGATGGAGTGCTGTACCTGCAGCCAGACGCCGCCGATGTGCACGATGATCAGAGCTGCGCTACCTACATCGAGAACGCCACGCCATTATTTACCCCCTCAGTGCCCGTTGCGCATTTGATCACGTGCCGTGCGGAGAAATACCGCGAACAAACGGAGCAATGGCTGCAACGTCACGGGGTTGAATATGGCCAGCTGCATATGCTGAACAACGCTGGGCATATCAGCCCGAAGGATGCGGCTATCACGGCGTTCAAGGCTGACATCTACAACCAGGACCCTCATGCGATATTGTTCATTGAACATGATGAGGATACCGCTCTGGATATCATGCGCCTGACCAGCAAGCCAGTTTTCTGCATCGAAGCCAATCAGATGTATGCGCCAGGTATGAGCTTGCCAGCGCTGAAAACCCAGGTCATGCGCAAAGGGTTAACATTCCGGCGCAAGGCACTCGGCAAGCTACGACGCCTTATGTCTGGCTCGCATGTGCCGAGCGAGCCCTGA
- a CDS encoding glycosyltransferase, producing the protein MVHFSIVTINWNNLAGLKETYQSVVRQSHRNFTWIVIDGASNDGAVEWLSRINDPQADITSEQDKGLYDAMNKGLVKGSALPGYTIFLNSGDMLYDETVLEKVAAAIEQAEVRPKFIYGDFYLRTGSRRLIESHAKPIDKLFIGMPSSHQAMYFENEHLSTLRFRDDYKLSADYCMLIEFTNGIEKPREVLQLAEPLCIFDLTGVSEQRRFEAIKEDVHIRKRFLKLSSFKNYVLYGLHYVHAHIKSIKAARDKRAA; encoded by the coding sequence ATGGTCCACTTCAGTATCGTAACTATAAATTGGAATAACCTGGCCGGTCTCAAGGAGACCTACCAGAGCGTTGTTCGGCAGTCCCATCGGAATTTCACCTGGATCGTAATCGATGGTGCGTCCAACGATGGAGCGGTCGAGTGGCTCAGTCGTATCAATGATCCGCAGGCGGACATCACATCCGAGCAGGACAAGGGCTTGTATGACGCTATGAACAAGGGATTGGTCAAAGGCTCGGCGCTGCCTGGCTATACCATCTTCCTTAACAGCGGCGACATGCTGTATGACGAAACCGTGCTGGAGAAGGTTGCTGCGGCCATCGAGCAAGCAGAAGTCCGTCCGAAATTTATCTATGGCGACTTCTATCTGCGCACCGGTAGCCGCAGGCTGATTGAGTCGCATGCCAAACCAATCGACAAATTGTTTATCGGCATGCCGTCGAGTCACCAGGCGATGTATTTCGAGAATGAGCATCTCAGTACCCTGCGCTTTCGGGACGATTACAAACTGTCAGCCGATTACTGCATGCTCATTGAATTCACTAATGGTATTGAGAAGCCGCGTGAAGTGCTGCAGCTTGCCGAACCACTGTGCATCTTCGATTTGACCGGCGTTTCCGAACAGCGCCGCTTTGAGGCTATCAAGGAGGACGTACACATCCGCAAACGCTTCCTCAAATTGTCCTCATTCAAAAATTACGTTCTGTATGGGCTGCATTACGTACATGCCCACATCAAATCAATCAAGGCTGCACGGGATAAGCGGGCCGCCTGA